Proteins from a single region of Thermoplasmata archaeon:
- a CDS encoding translation initiation factor IF-5A — MAWTQAEVRELKEGRYMIIDDEPCRILSIQTSKPGKHGEAKSRIDAVGIFDGAKRSVVHPVKHKVQIPMIGKHQAQVLSLTDTEVQLMDMETYATFSMALDAETKGQLQPGSEIQYLEALGRRKITRS; from the coding sequence ATGGCGTGGACGCAGGCCGAGGTTCGCGAGCTCAAGGAAGGCCGGTACATGATCATCGACGACGAGCCGTGCCGCATCCTGAGCATCCAGACTTCTAAGCCGGGAAAGCACGGGGAAGCGAAGTCTCGGATCGACGCCGTCGGCATCTTCGACGGAGCGAAGCGCAGCGTCGTCCATCCCGTGAAGCACAAGGTCCAGATCCCGATGATCGGCAAGCACCAGGCCCAGGTCCTCTCGCTGACGGACACCGAGGTCCAGCTCATGGACATGGAAACCTACGCGACGTTCTCGATGGCCCTCGATGCGGAGACGAAGGGGCAGCTCCAGCCAGGGTCGGAAATTCAGTACCTCGAGGCGTTGGGCCGCCGCAAGATCACGCGCTCGTAG
- a CDS encoding nucleotidyltransferase domain-containing protein — MTRRSLAHCYRCGYVWLPRRPRIRICARCKSPYYWLPKVRVPRYGSGLGIDDIIGERRKQVLRLARSYGAENVRVFGSVARREATPNSDVDIVVDPIRSDRYRPIDLALALQKTLGRPVDLVSERSLHWLIQPRVVAEAIPL, encoded by the coding sequence ATGACGCGGCGTAGTTTGGCGCATTGCTACCGGTGCGGGTACGTTTGGCTGCCGCGCCGGCCTCGGATCCGGATCTGCGCTCGCTGTAAGTCGCCATACTATTGGCTCCCGAAGGTCCGGGTCCCTCGGTACGGCTCAGGCCTTGGGATCGATGATATCATCGGTGAGCGGCGGAAGCAGGTGCTCCGACTCGCCCGGAGCTACGGGGCCGAGAACGTTCGGGTCTTCGGTTCCGTCGCTCGTAGAGAAGCGACGCCGAACAGCGATGTCGACATTGTGGTCGATCCGATTCGATCCGATCGGTATCGACCGATCGATCTCGCACTAGCCCTGCAAAAAACTCTCGGAAGGCCGGTCGATCTGGTGTCGGAACGGTCGCTGCACTGGCTCATCCAGCCGAGAGTCGTTGCGGAGGCCATTCCATTGTGA
- a CDS encoding HepT-like ribonuclease domain-containing protein, with product MIDAADRSEVYLVLAVEHLRNALQYAERGRRVFFDEGTPDTYLLVEGELRKAFESLNRLGRPFWKANPMVPRDRIGEIRQLLTHDYVDVDPALVWGVVTKEARPLLRRLARAKAPRSA from the coding sequence GTGATAGATGCTGCCGATAGGAGCGAGGTCTATCTGGTTCTTGCTGTCGAGCATCTACGCAACGCCCTCCAGTACGCCGAGCGCGGCCGACGGGTCTTCTTCGACGAGGGAACCCCAGACACGTACCTGCTCGTAGAGGGCGAACTGCGCAAGGCCTTCGAGTCGTTGAACCGGCTCGGGCGGCCGTTTTGGAAGGCGAACCCGATGGTCCCCCGCGACCGGATCGGAGAGATCCGACAACTGCTGACCCACGATTATGTGGACGTCGATCCCGCGCTCGTCTGGGGCGTCGTCACGAAGGAAGCTCGGCCCCTGCTTCGTCGGCTCGCGAGGGCCAAGGCTCCGAGGTCAGCGTAG
- a CDS encoding cob(I)yrinic acid a,c-diamide adenosyltransferase → MATGGTSDTRLYTRTGDRGETGLVGGTRIAKDSFRIGAYGTFDELAACLGVVETSLPDALSEVRALLRRLEHELFLAESELATPSGKAPPAGRIEARHVRRLEADIDRYSDAVRSLRTFVLPTGSPAAAYLHWARALARRAERELWRLHRTEPQSEELLQWSNRLGDLFFALALSANRALGVSEVPPDYSA, encoded by the coding sequence CTGGCGACCGGAGGCACGAGCGATACGCGGCTCTACACTCGCACCGGGGATCGCGGCGAGACCGGTCTCGTCGGCGGGACGCGCATAGCGAAGGACTCCTTCCGGATCGGGGCCTACGGCACCTTCGACGAGCTCGCCGCGTGCCTCGGCGTAGTCGAGACCTCACTTCCGGACGCACTGTCCGAAGTTCGGGCGCTCCTCCGACGTCTCGAGCACGAACTCTTCCTCGCGGAGAGCGAGCTCGCTACGCCCTCGGGCAAAGCTCCCCCCGCGGGCCGCATCGAAGCACGCCACGTTCGCCGGCTCGAAGCGGACATCGATCGGTACTCCGACGCGGTCCGATCGCTGCGCACATTCGTGCTCCCGACGGGATCGCCGGCGGCGGCCTACCTGCACTGGGCCCGGGCTCTCGCGCGCCGTGCGGAACGGGAGCTCTGGCGGCTGCACCGAACCGAACCTCAATCCGAGGAGCTGCTCCAATGGTCGAACCGCCTCGGCGACCTGTTCTTTGCACTCGCGCTGAGCGCGAACCGAGCGCTCGGCGTCTCCGAGGTCCCGCCCGACTACTCGGCGTAG
- a CDS encoding redox-regulated ATPase YchF: MEVGVVGQPNVGKSTFFNALTLLDVPMAPFPFTTIAPNRGIAAVRSPCPHTEKGTPCTPGNAKCVDGTRWIPVNMVDVPGLVPGAHEGRGLGHRFLDELRAADGFLQVVDLSGSTDAEGVIDNSGHHNPAEEVEWLQEELVAWCGEILSREFGRQARHIEMEGLKTEEFLAQRLAGLSITPAAISAALRVVPIDREHPSKWTAADRTELARELLRVAKPREVVANKCDRALPAQRDRLAEEIRPVPVIATSADQELTLRRAARAGLVRYRPGDPSFTLTDPDRLSPAQRRALDGIAETMKRWGSTGVQSALESMIFERLHRIVVYPVEDETHWTDSRGRVLPDAFLLPAGTTARAMAYRVHTDLGENFIRAIDARTHRALAAEHPMEPNSVVRIVARK; encoded by the coding sequence ATGGAGGTCGGGGTCGTCGGCCAACCGAACGTCGGCAAGTCGACGTTCTTCAACGCGCTCACGCTGCTCGACGTCCCGATGGCTCCGTTCCCGTTCACGACCATCGCGCCCAACCGGGGGATCGCGGCGGTCCGGTCCCCGTGTCCGCATACCGAGAAGGGTACACCGTGCACCCCCGGCAACGCGAAGTGCGTCGACGGGACCCGGTGGATCCCCGTCAACATGGTCGACGTGCCCGGGCTGGTACCCGGGGCGCACGAGGGGCGAGGTCTCGGCCACCGGTTCCTAGACGAGCTCCGCGCCGCGGACGGGTTCCTGCAGGTGGTCGACCTTTCGGGCTCGACGGACGCCGAGGGTGTGATCGACAACAGCGGACATCACAACCCCGCCGAGGAGGTCGAGTGGCTCCAGGAGGAGCTGGTCGCCTGGTGCGGGGAGATCCTTTCGAGGGAGTTCGGACGGCAGGCGCGCCACATCGAGATGGAGGGCCTCAAGACGGAGGAGTTCCTTGCCCAGCGCCTCGCAGGGCTCTCGATCACTCCGGCCGCGATCTCCGCCGCCCTGCGCGTGGTCCCAATCGACCGTGAGCACCCGTCCAAGTGGACGGCCGCGGACCGCACCGAGCTCGCGCGGGAGCTGCTCCGTGTCGCGAAGCCTCGAGAGGTCGTAGCGAACAAGTGCGACCGGGCCCTGCCGGCCCAGCGCGATCGGTTGGCGGAGGAGATTCGACCCGTTCCCGTGATCGCGACCTCGGCCGATCAGGAGCTGACGCTGCGACGCGCCGCTCGAGCGGGCCTCGTCCGGTACCGCCCCGGAGATCCCTCGTTCACCCTCACCGACCCGGACCGCCTCTCCCCGGCGCAGCGCAGGGCGCTGGACGGGATTGCGGAGACGATGAAGCGTTGGGGATCGACCGGAGTCCAATCCGCGCTCGAGTCGATGATCTTCGAGCGGCTCCACCGGATCGTGGTCTATCCGGTCGAGGACGAGACCCACTGGACGGACTCGCGGGGCCGGGTCCTCCCGGACGCGTTCCTGCTTCCGGCGGGCACCACGGCCCGGGCGATGGCCTACCGAGTGCACACCGATCTCGGGGAGAACTTCATCCGCGCGATCGACGCGCGGACCCATCGGGCCCTGGCCGCGGAACATCCGATGGAGCCGAACAGCGTCGTGCGGATCGTCGCCCGCAAGTAA
- a CDS encoding tRNA (cytidine(56)-2'-O)-methyltransferase: MYLHPPDPELAARLAGVSERWGGAFAIDGVEHWREFVRAWDGAVVHLTMYGIPIDRAAPRIRRHGRVLIVVGGAKVPPQLYRLASYNVAVGHQPHSEVAALAIALDRLLGAPPPRSFRGAKQRIVPSARGKKVLPAGKARA, encoded by the coding sequence ATGTACCTCCATCCCCCCGACCCGGAGCTCGCGGCTCGACTCGCTGGGGTATCCGAACGATGGGGAGGCGCGTTCGCCATCGACGGCGTCGAGCATTGGCGGGAGTTCGTTCGCGCGTGGGACGGCGCAGTCGTTCACCTCACGATGTACGGGATACCGATCGATCGAGCCGCCCCTCGGATCCGTCGCCATGGCCGAGTTCTGATCGTGGTGGGCGGGGCCAAGGTTCCTCCCCAGCTCTACCGGCTGGCATCGTACAACGTAGCGGTGGGGCACCAGCCCCACAGCGAGGTCGCGGCGCTCGCGATCGCGCTCGATCGCCTGCTCGGAGCTCCCCCTCCCCGGAGCTTTCGCGGAGCGAAGCAGCGCATCGTCCCGAGCGCGCGCGGCAAGAAGGTACTCCCCGCCGGGAAGGCCCGAGCATGA
- a CDS encoding ArsR family transcriptional regulator, giving the protein MSGAMHRIKVVNDISDLVPILRAVDSPLKLKLVQRLGESWLTAQDIATEFGKEGSQALMFFEKLKLIDTRWVAREGRRQPDKSYHFYYSTVNINTTTPLAEISEILSIASMSPKEYAKVEDRLYQAVGEQGRFFSDIAEELSMSPIRLKAIVKRSVKLEYRGHRIERFQPTPEA; this is encoded by the coding sequence ATGTCCGGAGCGATGCACCGCATCAAAGTCGTGAACGACATTTCCGATCTCGTACCGATCCTGCGTGCGGTGGACTCGCCGCTGAAGCTCAAGCTCGTCCAACGGCTCGGCGAGAGCTGGCTGACGGCCCAGGACATTGCGACCGAGTTCGGCAAGGAAGGCTCCCAGGCGCTTATGTTCTTCGAGAAGCTGAAACTGATCGACACGCGCTGGGTGGCCCGCGAGGGCCGGCGACAGCCGGACAAGAGCTACCACTTTTATTACTCGACCGTGAACATCAACACCACGACGCCGCTCGCCGAGATCAGCGAGATCCTCTCGATCGCGTCCATGAGCCCGAAGGAGTACGCGAAGGTCGAGGATCGTCTCTACCAGGCCGTCGGCGAGCAGGGCCGCTTCTTTTCGGACATCGCGGAGGAGCTGAGCATGAGCCCGATCCGCCTCAAGGCGATCGTCAAGCGCTCCGTCAAGTTGGAGTACCGTGGCCACCGCATCGAGCGGTTCCAGCCGACGCCCGAAGCGTAG
- a CDS encoding RNA-protein complex protein Nop10: MTESILLVCRDCQRYTFHETCPSCHAPTRTPHPARFSPGDRWGKYRRMLTVSAEKDAHRA; the protein is encoded by the coding sequence ATGACCGAATCGATCCTGCTGGTCTGCCGGGACTGCCAGCGCTACACCTTTCACGAGACCTGCCCTTCGTGCCACGCGCCCACGCGCACCCCGCACCCGGCTCGGTTCAGCCCGGGGGACCGCTGGGGGAAATATCGCCGCATGCTGACCGTATCCGCCGAGAAGGACGCGCACCGCGCGTAG
- a CDS encoding translation initiation factor IF-2 subunit alpha gives MPLRPEFPEEGDIVIATVKEIRNFGAVVALDEFANREAFIHLSEVAPGWVKYIRDHIREGQKIVARVLRVDAAKGQVDLSLKRINDHQRREKVQQWKNEQRAMRLIDQVASGLKIEPDATHALFASSLVERYGSLYAAFELASADPKQFQKDNEKAPWVAAFLKVARDNILPPHVEISGTLEVRDLSADGVEHVRTALMLAEKTDPESITIQYVGAPRYRIRVSAGQYKQAEETMKRATEAAIASITKAGGQGTFTRA, from the coding sequence ATGCCGCTTCGCCCCGAGTTCCCCGAAGAAGGGGACATCGTCATCGCGACCGTCAAGGAGATCCGGAACTTCGGAGCCGTCGTGGCGCTGGACGAGTTCGCGAACCGGGAGGCGTTCATCCATCTCTCCGAGGTCGCGCCGGGCTGGGTCAAGTACATCCGGGATCACATTCGCGAGGGCCAGAAGATCGTCGCGCGGGTCCTCCGGGTCGATGCGGCGAAGGGCCAGGTCGATCTCTCGCTCAAGCGGATCAACGACCACCAGCGCCGTGAGAAGGTCCAGCAGTGGAAGAACGAGCAGCGCGCGATGCGCCTGATCGATCAGGTAGCCTCAGGACTCAAGATCGAGCCCGACGCGACGCATGCGCTCTTCGCGAGCTCGCTCGTCGAGCGGTACGGATCGCTCTACGCGGCCTTCGAGCTCGCCTCGGCCGATCCGAAGCAGTTCCAGAAGGACAACGAGAAAGCCCCCTGGGTCGCCGCGTTCCTCAAGGTTGCGCGCGACAACATTCTACCGCCGCATGTGGAGATCTCGGGAACCCTCGAGGTTCGGGACCTTTCCGCGGACGGGGTCGAGCATGTGAGGACCGCGCTCATGCTCGCCGAGAAGACCGACCCGGAGTCCATCACGATCCAGTACGTGGGCGCTCCACGCTACCGAATCCGAGTCTCCGCTGGGCAGTACAAGCAGGCCGAGGAAACGATGAAGCGAGCGACCGAGGCCGCGATCGCATCGATCACGAAGGCCGGGGGCCAGGGGACGTTCACCCGCGCATGA
- a CDS encoding 30S ribosomal protein S27e: protein MPTDHPPAPFWVVKCPDCTGEQTIFSRPATIINCLVCGALLATPTGGRAQLRGELVRPAGPA, encoded by the coding sequence ATGCCGACCGATCACCCACCGGCACCGTTCTGGGTCGTGAAGTGCCCGGACTGCACCGGGGAGCAAACGATCTTCAGCCGCCCCGCGACGATCATCAACTGTCTGGTCTGTGGGGCGTTGCTCGCTACGCCGACCGGTGGCCGGGCCCAGCTGCGGGGCGAACTCGTTCGACCCGCAGGCCCGGCGTAG
- a CDS encoding 50S ribosomal protein L44e, which translates to MHYPKVVSTYCPRCKVHTEHEVEKGRKRPASEMKWGQRRFRRATSGYGGFPRPKPEGRAKAVRRVNLKYRCKKCKYIVQPPSWRAGSLELVEHS; encoded by the coding sequence ATGCACTACCCGAAAGTCGTCTCGACGTACTGTCCGCGGTGCAAAGTGCACACGGAGCACGAGGTCGAGAAGGGAAGGAAGCGCCCCGCCTCCGAAATGAAGTGGGGCCAGCGCCGATTCCGGCGTGCGACGAGCGGATACGGAGGCTTCCCGCGTCCGAAGCCCGAGGGTCGTGCCAAGGCCGTCCGCCGGGTGAACCTGAAATATCGATGCAAGAAGTGCAAGTACATCGTTCAGCCCCCCAGCTGGCGGGCGGGCAGCCTAGAACTCGTGGAGCATTCCTAG
- a CDS encoding 50S ribosomal protein L1, whose protein sequence is MADRNSLEVVTEALQKGPERKFPESVELSINLKDLDLAIPKNRLEDDVPLPSGRGKPVKVALFGTPEMCQKVRGVADKIIPSTELEDFMKDAKGAKRTVDDIDFFLAEAPLMPTIGKRLGVVLGPRGKMPRPVPPGSDPTNLIKALQRSVRVRSKGNRTFHAAVGARGMPPEEIAQNVDALLSRVVGKLERGRTNIESVYVKTTMGPAVRLW, encoded by the coding sequence ATGGCAGATCGTAACTCGCTCGAGGTCGTCACAGAGGCGCTCCAGAAGGGGCCGGAACGCAAGTTCCCCGAGTCCGTGGAGCTCTCCATCAACCTCAAGGACCTGGACCTCGCGATCCCGAAGAATCGTCTGGAGGACGACGTGCCTCTCCCCAGCGGGCGGGGCAAGCCGGTCAAGGTGGCCCTCTTCGGTACCCCCGAAATGTGCCAGAAGGTCCGCGGGGTCGCCGACAAGATCATTCCGTCCACCGAACTCGAGGATTTCATGAAGGACGCGAAGGGAGCGAAGCGCACGGTCGATGACATCGACTTCTTCCTCGCCGAGGCCCCGCTGATGCCGACGATCGGTAAACGACTCGGAGTGGTACTCGGCCCGCGCGGCAAGATGCCCCGCCCCGTTCCTCCGGGGAGCGATCCCACGAACCTGATCAAGGCGCTCCAACGATCGGTCCGAGTCCGCTCGAAGGGCAACCGCACCTTCCACGCTGCCGTTGGAGCCCGCGGAATGCCGCCGGAGGAGATCGCGCAGAACGTCGATGCGCTCCTGAGCCGCGTGGTCGGCAAGCTCGAGCGCGGTCGGACGAACATCGAATCGGTCTACGTCAAGACCACCATGGGGCCGGCCGTCCGGCTCTGGTAG
- the rplJ gene encoding 50S ribosomal protein L10, with translation MPGRKTLRPEKIARVEAMRATVASGKVTALVGLRGVPASALQSMRQELRNRGHPILVAPNSTIRHAIERAIETRPSLQPLIAQVDDQTAVLSAEGNPFALFAEFAATRSPTPARGGESAPADIVVPAGTTSFKPGPIVGELQHAGFPAAIEKGKVVLKKNTVIVKQGATISREVAGLLTRMDIFPLEVGLDLRALVDGDTFYPHDALAIDLEALRASFARSARAALGLAVAIAYPTKTSTPILLARAHRSALGLAVAGGYITKETIPALFARAMREAAAIQHLTGK, from the coding sequence ATGCCCGGCAGGAAGACCCTCCGTCCCGAGAAGATCGCACGCGTCGAGGCGATGCGCGCCACCGTCGCCAGCGGCAAGGTCACGGCGCTGGTCGGGCTCCGTGGAGTTCCCGCATCCGCCCTCCAGTCCATGCGCCAGGAGTTGCGCAACCGAGGTCACCCGATCCTGGTGGCTCCGAACAGCACCATCCGGCACGCGATCGAACGCGCGATCGAGACCCGCCCATCGCTCCAACCTCTCATCGCTCAGGTCGACGACCAGACCGCGGTCCTCTCTGCCGAAGGGAACCCCTTCGCGCTCTTCGCGGAGTTCGCGGCCACTCGCTCTCCGACCCCGGCCCGCGGCGGCGAATCCGCTCCAGCCGACATCGTCGTTCCCGCCGGGACCACGAGCTTCAAGCCCGGTCCGATCGTCGGCGAGCTCCAACACGCCGGCTTCCCCGCTGCGATCGAGAAGGGCAAGGTCGTCCTGAAGAAGAACACGGTCATCGTCAAGCAGGGAGCTACGATCTCGCGCGAGGTCGCGGGCCTCCTGACCCGCATGGACATCTTTCCGCTCGAGGTCGGACTCGATCTTCGCGCCCTCGTCGATGGGGACACGTTCTACCCGCACGACGCCCTCGCGATCGATCTCGAGGCTCTGCGGGCCTCCTTCGCCCGGTCCGCTCGTGCGGCGCTCGGCCTCGCGGTCGCGATCGCCTACCCGACCAAGACGTCGACCCCGATCCTCCTCGCGCGCGCCCATCGCAGCGCCCTCGGCCTCGCCGTGGCGGGTGGGTACATCACGAAGGAGACCATCCCCGCGCTGTTCGCCCGCGCCATGCGCGAGGCGGCGGCGATCCAACACCTGACAGGCAAGTAG
- the rpl12p gene encoding 50S ribosomal protein P1 gives MEYVYGALLLNAAGKPIDEKGLTEVLGAAGVSPDAARVKALLASLEGVNVTEVLAKAETFAAPAAAPAAPEKKDGKGEKKEEEKKEEKGVSEEEAAEGLSALFG, from the coding sequence ATGGAGTATGTGTATGGTGCGCTGCTGCTCAACGCCGCCGGAAAGCCGATCGACGAAAAGGGCCTGACGGAAGTCCTCGGCGCGGCGGGCGTCTCGCCCGACGCGGCCCGGGTCAAGGCGCTGCTCGCCTCCCTCGAGGGAGTCAATGTCACCGAGGTTCTCGCCAAGGCCGAGACGTTCGCGGCTCCGGCCGCGGCCCCCGCCGCCCCGGAGAAGAAGGACGGCAAGGGCGAGAAGAAGGAAGAGGAAAAGAAGGAAGAGAAGGGCGTCTCTGAGGAAGAGGCGGCCGAGGGTCTCTCCGCCCTCTTCGGCTGA
- the purF gene encoding amidophosphoribosyltransferase: MPAHEFCGVVGVSLQGKPAAPLLFRGLRALQHRGQESAGIATTSHGVLHLRKGMGLVHEIFTEELVDALRGTTGIGHTRYSTTGTSDLENAQPLVVKLRGEDAAIAHNGDLVNFERIRRRVQAQGVELMGSADSETMAQMIAIEYGRTRDLEPAIRRACAELVGGYAVVLIVGNRIAAFRDPLGIRPLVLGSLEGGVAVASESVAIELMGGRTIRDVEPGEVLILEHGEIAHTSKIAGTGERAHCMFEWVYFSRPDSVAEGRSVYDVRHRIGQQLAREAPIDADIVVPVPDSARPQALGFSEATGIPYAEALIKNRFVERTFILPDQKRREQEVRVKLHPVPGLLKGRRVVLLDDSIVRGTTLREIIGMVRSAGASRVDVRIGCPPIRAPCYFGVDMKVRKDLVAADRTEEEVSAVIGADSVHYLSIPGLVEALNIKAENLCLGCLTGRYPVEVPQERHRYQKSLAEF; the protein is encoded by the coding sequence ATGCCGGCGCACGAATTCTGCGGCGTCGTCGGAGTATCCCTCCAGGGCAAACCGGCGGCACCCCTGCTGTTCCGGGGCCTTCGGGCCCTCCAGCATCGGGGGCAGGAGTCCGCCGGGATCGCCACGACCTCCCACGGGGTGCTCCATCTGCGCAAGGGGATGGGGCTCGTCCACGAGATCTTCACGGAGGAGCTCGTCGATGCGCTCCGAGGGACGACGGGCATCGGCCACACCCGCTACTCGACGACCGGCACGAGCGACCTCGAGAACGCCCAGCCTCTGGTCGTGAAGCTACGCGGCGAGGACGCCGCGATCGCGCACAACGGCGACCTCGTTAACTTCGAGCGCATCCGGCGTCGGGTCCAGGCGCAAGGCGTGGAGCTGATGGGCTCGGCGGACAGCGAGACCATGGCGCAGATGATCGCCATCGAGTACGGCCGCACGCGCGATCTCGAGCCCGCAATCCGTCGCGCCTGTGCCGAGCTCGTGGGCGGGTACGCGGTGGTCCTGATCGTCGGGAACCGCATCGCGGCGTTCCGCGATCCGCTCGGGATCCGTCCCCTCGTCCTCGGCTCCCTCGAAGGGGGGGTGGCGGTCGCGAGCGAGTCGGTCGCCATCGAGCTGATGGGCGGCCGGACGATCCGCGATGTCGAGCCCGGCGAGGTCCTCATCCTCGAGCACGGGGAGATCGCGCACACCTCCAAGATCGCCGGGACGGGCGAGCGCGCCCACTGCATGTTCGAGTGGGTCTACTTCTCCCGACCGGATTCGGTCGCCGAGGGTCGGTCCGTCTACGATGTCCGCCACCGGATCGGCCAGCAGCTCGCGCGCGAGGCGCCGATCGATGCCGATATCGTGGTGCCGGTCCCCGACTCCGCGCGTCCGCAGGCGCTTGGGTTTTCGGAAGCGACCGGGATCCCGTACGCCGAGGCGCTGATCAAGAACCGGTTCGTCGAACGGACGTTCATCCTTCCCGACCAGAAGCGCCGCGAGCAGGAGGTCCGCGTCAAGCTCCACCCGGTCCCGGGGCTCCTCAAGGGCCGGCGGGTCGTCCTCCTGGACGACTCGATCGTGCGCGGAACCACGCTTCGCGAGATCATCGGCATGGTCCGTTCGGCCGGTGCTTCCCGGGTCGACGTGCGGATCGGATGCCCGCCAATCCGCGCACCGTGCTACTTCGGCGTCGACATGAAGGTGCGCAAGGATCTCGTGGCGGCGGATCGTACCGAGGAAGAGGTCAGCGCGGTGATCGGGGCGGACAGCGTCCACTACCTTTCCATCCCCGGGCTCGTCGAGGCACTGAACATCAAGGCGGAGAACCTGTGCCTCGGTTGCCTCACCGGGCGCTACCCGGTCGAGGTCCCGCAGGAACGTCACCGCTACCAGAAGTCGCTCGCGGAGTTCTAG
- a CDS encoding fibrillarin-like rRNA/tRNA 2'-O-methyltransferase gives MRRPTPLQPSERNPRLVEQRSEDRTVWFTETVGHEPPVARERWFTRGGRTYRSWDPSRSKLAGALVHDWRGDIPEPGERWLYLGAATGTTVSHVADLVGPEGRVYSIEASVRPFGRLLAFAERWPNVLPILADARAPERYSGFVPLVDGVYTDLAQADQIEIALANARRYLRGSGKFLLALKTSSMGRESSAVEHLAIATETLGRSFDLDRSVHLAPHHRAHYFLGGRPRRSLFDPANGARSPPGSRAR, from the coding sequence GTGAGACGCCCGACCCCGCTCCAACCCTCGGAGCGGAACCCTCGCCTCGTGGAGCAGCGCTCCGAGGATCGAACGGTCTGGTTCACCGAGACGGTCGGTCACGAACCTCCCGTCGCGCGGGAACGCTGGTTCACCCGAGGCGGCCGAACGTATCGATCGTGGGACCCGAGCCGGAGCAAGCTCGCGGGGGCGCTCGTCCATGACTGGCGCGGCGACATTCCCGAGCCCGGCGAGCGATGGCTCTACCTGGGCGCCGCCACCGGCACCACCGTCTCGCACGTCGCGGACCTCGTGGGGCCGGAGGGACGGGTCTACTCGATCGAGGCCTCCGTGCGGCCGTTCGGCCGCCTGCTCGCATTCGCGGAGCGGTGGCCCAACGTCCTCCCGATCCTCGCGGATGCGAGGGCGCCCGAGCGCTACTCCGGATTCGTCCCGCTCGTGGACGGGGTCTACACGGATCTGGCGCAGGCCGACCAGATCGAGATCGCACTCGCCAACGCGCGTCGATACCTGCGGGGATCGGGGAAGTTCCTCCTCGCGCTGAAGACGTCCAGCATGGGGCGAGAATCGAGCGCGGTGGAGCACCTTGCCATCGCCACCGAGACGCTCGGCCGATCGTTCGATCTCGACCGTTCCGTACACCTGGCGCCGCACCACCGCGCCCACTACTTCCTCGGGGGTCGCCCCCGTCGCAGCCTCTTCGACCCGGCGAACGGTGCTAGGTCGCCACCTGGCTCCCGCGCGCGATGA